In one Brevibacillus composti genomic region, the following are encoded:
- a CDS encoding trans-sulfuration enzyme family protein, translating into MADRFETKTVHLGHEPLRQVKGKARPIYQTSVFAFSSLEDIERYYAGEGEYLYTRNGNPNQHELADAVARLEGAEAGVSAASGMGAIMGGLLSVLGPGDHVLASHEIYGGTYSLLFNELSRLGITAECIDLSRLDSLDKHIRSNTKLFFMETITNPLLTVADMPYWIAQAKNYGLTVMIDNTFATPYLVQPAQYGADLIVHSATKYIGGHSDVTAGVLVGKNELIARAREVVTGYGASLSPFEAWLTARGLKTLALRMEKQCDNASRIAEFLKNHPAVLKTYYPDAADTSFFTRPKQGAMVSFQLADESKIYDFYRAFRWIKLAPSLAGVETSLSHPVTTSHRALSEEQRTTSGITMGLVRLSVGIEAVEDIQEELERALGV; encoded by the coding sequence GTGGCAGATCGCTTTGAAACAAAAACCGTACATCTAGGACATGAACCACTGAGACAGGTCAAAGGAAAAGCAAGGCCAATTTATCAGACATCTGTCTTCGCTTTTTCCAGTTTAGAGGATATCGAACGGTACTATGCGGGGGAAGGGGAGTACCTATATACCCGTAATGGAAATCCCAATCAGCATGAGCTTGCCGATGCCGTAGCCCGTTTGGAGGGGGCGGAGGCAGGAGTGAGTGCCGCATCGGGGATGGGGGCCATTATGGGCGGGCTGCTGTCTGTCCTGGGACCGGGGGATCACGTGCTGGCCTCCCATGAGATCTACGGAGGGACATACAGCCTGTTGTTCAACGAACTGTCCCGACTCGGCATCACCGCTGAGTGCATCGACCTCAGCCGCCTGGATTCCCTGGACAAGCATATTCGCTCCAATACCAAGCTGTTTTTCATGGAAACCATCACGAATCCGCTGCTGACCGTAGCGGACATGCCCTATTGGATTGCCCAGGCGAAGAACTACGGCCTGACCGTGATGATCGACAATACGTTTGCCACCCCGTATCTGGTTCAGCCCGCCCAGTATGGCGCTGACCTGATCGTCCACTCTGCGACGAAGTACATCGGCGGCCACAGCGATGTGACGGCAGGGGTCTTGGTCGGGAAAAACGAGCTGATCGCGCGGGCGCGTGAGGTCGTCACTGGCTATGGCGCCTCTCTCAGTCCTTTTGAAGCGTGGCTGACGGCCAGGGGCTTGAAAACGCTGGCGCTCCGCATGGAAAAACAATGCGACAACGCCAGCCGTATCGCCGAGTTTCTGAAAAATCACCCGGCCGTTCTGAAAACTTACTATCCGGACGCGGCGGATACCTCTTTTTTCACCCGGCCCAAGCAGGGGGCGATGGTCTCCTTTCAACTTGCGGACGAGAGCAAGATTTATGATTTCTACCGGGCGTTCCGGTGGATCAAGCTGGCTCCTTCCTTGGCTGGCGTGGAGACGAGTCTGTCCCATCCGGTGACCACGTCGCACCGGGCCCTGTCGGAGGAGCAGCGGACCACCAGCGGGATTACGATGGGCCTGGTTCGTCTGTCGGTCGGGATCGAAGCCGTCGAGGACATTCAGGAAGAGCTGGAGAGGGCGCTTGGTGTGTAG
- a CDS encoding RNA polymerase sigma factor, whose amino-acid sequence MEMAMKRNADPSSESSNSYFEARDFSELYDEYFDRVNRYLRCRVRNSWDADDLTTTVFLKALEKFEQYSRTSPFASWIFRIAHNTYVDFMRKNREFPVDQEVFLGGEADDTWQPELQTLTNEEISILRDRLELLTQDQRDVLTLRYFADLKIVQVAEVLGKTESSVKMISYRALHQLKKMYERGDVE is encoded by the coding sequence ATGGAAATGGCGATGAAACGCAATGCTGATCCGTCCTCCGAGTCATCGAATTCCTACTTCGAAGCGCGTGACTTCAGCGAGCTCTACGATGAGTATTTTGACCGGGTAAACCGCTATCTCCGGTGCCGGGTTCGCAATTCTTGGGATGCCGATGACTTGACGACGACAGTTTTTTTAAAAGCGCTTGAAAAATTTGAACAATACAGCAGAACCAGTCCCTTTGCGTCCTGGATTTTTCGTATTGCCCACAATACCTATGTGGACTTCATGCGAAAAAACCGGGAATTTCCTGTTGATCAGGAGGTTTTCTTGGGCGGCGAAGCAGACGATACCTGGCAGCCGGAGCTTCAGACGCTGACGAATGAGGAAATCAGCATTTTGCGCGACCGGCTGGAGCTGTTGACGCAGGATCAGCGCGATGTCCTGACCCTGCGCTATTTTGCCGATCTGAAAATCGTACAAGTGGCAGAAGTATTGGGGAAAACCGAGTCCAGCGTAAAAATGATCTCCTATCGCGCTTTGCATCAACTCAAGAAGATGTACGAAAGGGGAGACGTCGAATGA
- a CDS encoding TolB family protein, with amino-acid sequence MRDQERFPNGGPDDGTIAQLLSHLQQMRRAVPVNYILKAKLKKQLLQRMEEQQRERQKLQNRQIKQKRLRLWLISGGSALLLALAIGLGVWTHDEPAVQQHALIAGDEGLEQAVDINPDGSMIVYAAGHTQLKIRSLKDRKANETLVLPASGGLYTAVSWSNRGKQLAVTEQIEGFSRIWVVELATKDRPVSKRLLREERGVSYGAPSWSQNDESIAYTRRTSDGAEEIWVSSTVAMQDWKLVEGTQPEWSPDGRLLAFVKKDHVNVLEVRTGEVTEVEAGSWPSWSGVEQLTYAVAEGGIKQVQIGQSPFEAKPVPIRRLGEGDMLRAHWSSDRQHVLLAQKKKGEKSVTISTASR; translated from the coding sequence ATGAGAGACCAAGAACGCTTCCCCAATGGCGGTCCGGACGATGGTACCATTGCTCAGCTGCTTTCCCATCTGCAACAGATGCGGCGCGCAGTGCCGGTCAATTACATACTGAAGGCAAAACTGAAAAAACAGCTGCTGCAGCGCATGGAGGAGCAGCAGCGGGAGAGACAGAAGCTGCAAAACAGGCAGATCAAGCAAAAGCGCCTTCGCCTCTGGCTGATTTCCGGGGGGAGTGCGCTGCTCCTCGCGCTGGCCATCGGCCTGGGCGTTTGGACGCATGATGAGCCCGCCGTCCAGCAGCATGCCCTCATCGCAGGCGACGAGGGGCTGGAGCAGGCAGTCGACATCAATCCGGACGGCTCGATGATTGTCTATGCGGCGGGCCATACCCAGCTCAAGATCCGGTCACTAAAGGATAGAAAAGCAAATGAGACACTGGTTCTTCCGGCATCGGGCGGCTTGTATACGGCTGTGTCGTGGTCCAATCGCGGAAAGCAGCTGGCCGTGACGGAACAGATAGAGGGCTTCTCCCGGATATGGGTAGTAGAGCTGGCGACCAAGGACAGACCCGTAAGCAAAAGGCTCCTGCGGGAAGAACGCGGGGTCTCCTACGGCGCCCCCAGTTGGTCGCAGAATGACGAAAGCATCGCCTATACCCGCAGGACGAGCGATGGAGCGGAGGAAATCTGGGTGAGCAGCACGGTGGCGATGCAGGACTGGAAGCTGGTCGAAGGGACACAGCCGGAATGGTCGCCGGATGGAAGGCTGCTGGCTTTTGTCAAAAAAGATCATGTGAACGTGCTGGAAGTACGGACGGGCGAGGTCACGGAAGTAGAAGCGGGGAGCTGGCCATCGTGGAGCGGTGTCGAGCAGCTTACCTACGCCGTGGCAGAGGGCGGGATCAAGCAGGTGCAAATCGGGCAGTCCCCGTTTGAAGCCAAACCGGTCCCGATCCGCAGATTGGGCGAGGGCGACATGCTCAGGGCCCACTGGTCCAGCGATCGCCAGCATGTGCTGCTGGCCCAGAAGAAAAAAGGGGAAAAGAGCGTGACTATATCTACGGCTTCTCGATGA
- a CDS encoding ABC transporter ATP-binding protein, translated as MIETIHLSKSYGKLHALVDLQLRIEQGKVFGFIGPNGAGKSTTMMILATLLEPTEGEAYVSGYDVRKEPAAVRQSLGYMPDFFGVYDNLTAVEYLDFYAGAYKIPSSRRKSLIADLLELVNLSDKAESYVDSLSRGMQQRLSLARCLIHDPQVLILDEPASGLDPRARIELREILKQLRGMKKTILISSHILPELAELCDEIGIIEKGRLIACGDIDEVSVRASGVTLMMVRTLSNHHRAAVLLSENLYVEDLEEQMDGFRFRFIGTDEEKAALLRDLIGAGVAVSYFGESSENLEAVFLAITEGVAKL; from the coding sequence ATGATTGAAACCATCCATCTCAGTAAAAGCTACGGGAAGCTGCATGCCCTGGTCGATCTCCAGCTGCGCATCGAGCAGGGGAAAGTGTTTGGCTTTATCGGCCCCAATGGAGCGGGAAAATCGACCACGATGATGATCCTGGCCACCTTGTTGGAGCCGACTGAGGGAGAAGCCTACGTCAGCGGCTACGACGTGCGCAAGGAGCCGGCCGCTGTGCGTCAGTCGCTGGGCTACATGCCGGACTTTTTCGGTGTTTATGACAATTTGACCGCTGTGGAGTACCTGGATTTTTACGCCGGTGCCTACAAGATTCCGTCGTCCAGGCGCAAGAGCCTGATCGCCGACCTGCTCGAGCTGGTCAATCTGTCCGACAAAGCGGAATCATATGTCGATTCCCTGTCGCGGGGGATGCAGCAGCGTCTCAGTCTCGCCCGCTGCCTGATTCACGACCCGCAGGTCCTGATCCTGGACGAACCGGCATCGGGACTGGATCCGCGGGCACGAATCGAGCTGAGGGAGATTCTGAAGCAGCTACGCGGCATGAAAAAAACGATTTTGATCAGCTCACATATCTTGCCGGAGCTGGCCGAGTTGTGCGACGAGATCGGCATCATCGAAAAAGGCCGGTTGATCGCCTGCGGCGACATCGATGAGGTCAGCGTCCGAGCCAGCGGCGTCACGCTGATGATGGTCAGGACGCTTAGCAATCACCACCGGGCCGCCGTCCTCCTGTCGGAAAATCTGTACGTCGAGGATCTGGAGGAACAGATGGACGGGTTTCGCTTCCGTTTCATCGGGACGGATGAGGAGAAAGCGGCGCTGCTGCGTGATCTGATCGGGGCGGGCGTCGCCGTTTCCTACTTCGGCGAGTCCAGCGAAAATCTGGAAGCCGTCTTCCTTGCCATTACGGAAGGGGTGGCTAAATTGTGA
- a CDS encoding ABC transporter permease encodes MKSSFTNPIIVKELRERFRSKKAFWTLALFLVIMGGIPLGFLIVNPIKADHLGQSKDLFIISATIHYAMICFFAPALTAGAISGERERQTLNILLTTQLSPRSIVWSKLFTSLAFTSLLLVASMPLYSMVMLYGSVSPGQLLKLSLFFAVNILFLGTLGLFCSTWIKRTAVSTVIAYGIAFFFVVGTGLIFYFVGEMLVQLSPDKSLSAEVWSKPHMQYLAGTNPIIVLFSILGEGVFVQIGFDFTPWLFFSSVYLVLSLLLVLWSAYLLAPIRRKRWSWKK; translated from the coding sequence GTGAAAAGCTCTTTCACCAATCCCATTATCGTCAAAGAACTGCGGGAGCGCTTCCGGTCGAAAAAGGCATTTTGGACACTGGCCCTGTTCCTCGTAATCATGGGCGGCATCCCGCTCGGCTTTTTAATCGTCAATCCGATCAAGGCGGATCATCTCGGCCAAAGCAAAGATCTGTTCATTATCTCGGCCACGATCCATTACGCGATGATCTGTTTCTTCGCGCCCGCGCTGACCGCCGGTGCGATCAGCGGGGAGCGGGAGCGGCAGACGCTGAACATCCTCTTGACCACACAACTGTCGCCGAGGTCCATCGTCTGGAGCAAGCTGTTTACTTCGCTGGCTTTTACCTCTCTCTTGCTCGTCGCCTCCATGCCACTCTACAGCATGGTGATGCTGTACGGCAGCGTCTCGCCGGGGCAATTGCTCAAGCTGTCGCTGTTTTTCGCGGTCAATATCCTGTTTCTCGGCACGCTGGGCTTATTCTGCTCGACCTGGATCAAACGAACGGCCGTCAGCACCGTCATCGCCTATGGCATCGCCTTTTTCTTCGTCGTGGGAACGGGCCTGATTTTTTATTTCGTGGGAGAGATGCTGGTTCAGTTGAGTCCGGACAAGTCGCTTTCGGCCGAGGTCTGGAGTAAGCCGCACATGCAGTATTTGGCGGGCACCAATCCGATCATTGTCCTGTTTTCGATCCTGGGTGAGGGCGTCTTCGTCCAGATCGGCTTTGACTTTACGCCTTGGCTCTTTTTCTCGTCGGTCTACCTCGTCCTGAGCCTGCTGCTCGTCCTCTGGAGCGCCTATCTGCTGGCGCCGATCAGACGAAAGCGGTGGAGTTGGAAGAAGTGA
- a CDS encoding DUF1292 domain-containing protein — MTTEEKDLELGDIITLDDENGEPLGDFEVIAMFDQNGKQYIALTEAVEDEDGDEDLEEEVDIFVFQLDGGEMVPLEEDEEGAVYAKLNEVLEGIELIEKD, encoded by the coding sequence TTGACCACTGAAGAAAAAGATCTGGAATTGGGCGATATCATCACGCTGGACGATGAGAATGGCGAACCGTTGGGCGATTTTGAGGTCATCGCGATGTTTGACCAAAATGGCAAACAGTATATTGCCCTGACAGAGGCAGTGGAAGACGAGGACGGCGACGAGGACCTCGAAGAGGAAGTCGACATTTTCGTATTTCAGTTAGACGGCGGTGAAATGGTGCCGCTTGAAGAGGACGAGGAAGGTGCCGTATACGCCAAGCTGAACGAGGTCTTGGAAGGCATCGAATTGATCGAAAAGGACTAG
- the ltrA gene encoding group II intron reverse transcriptase/maturase, with protein MDLLEKVLSRENLTAALKRVEGNKGAPGIDGVTTEQLRDYLREHWATIRSQIEAGTYRPSPVRRVEIPKPDGGVRLLGIPTVVDRLIQQAILQVLTPVFDSDFSNSSFGFRPGRRAHDAVRKAKQFIEEGYRYVVDIDLEKFFDRVNHDILMSRVARKVKDKRLLKLIRAYLQSGVMVNGVCVTTEEGTPQGGPLSPLLANILLDDLDKELEKRGHRFCRYADDCNIYVRTKRAGQRVKESVERYLTRVLKLKVNQQKSAVDQPYKRKFLGFSFVPGKEARIRLHPKSITRLKERIRQLTNPHWSISMQERIRKLNQYLMGWIGYFALAEAKKHLLRIEEWIRRRLRLCLWTQWKRVRTRYRELRSLGLSHNKALEIANTRKGAWRTTKTPHMHKALGVAYWQQQGLLSLVQRYFKLRQA; from the coding sequence ATGGATCTGCTGGAGAAGGTTCTGTCACGGGAGAACCTCACGGCTGCCCTCAAACGGGTCGAAGGCAACAAGGGCGCTCCGGGAATCGACGGTGTTACAACCGAACAACTGCGCGACTACCTTCGCGAGCACTGGGCGACCATTCGGTCGCAGATCGAGGCGGGAACTTATAGACCATCTCCTGTCCGCAGGGTCGAAATCCCGAAACCTGACGGAGGAGTGCGGCTACTAGGTATCCCTACTGTGGTGGATCGCCTGATCCAGCAGGCTATCCTGCAAGTATTGACTCCCGTCTTTGACTCGGATTTCTCCAACTCCAGTTTCGGTTTTCGCCCAGGACGTCGTGCCCACGACGCCGTGCGAAAGGCGAAGCAGTTCATTGAGGAAGGATACCGGTACGTGGTCGACATCGACTTGGAGAAGTTCTTTGATCGAGTGAACCACGACATCTTGATGAGTCGTGTAGCACGGAAGGTGAAGGACAAGCGTCTCCTGAAACTGATCCGTGCTTACCTGCAATCCGGGGTGATGGTCAACGGGGTGTGCGTCACAACGGAGGAGGGCACACCGCAAGGTGGCCCTTTAAGTCCGCTCTTGGCCAATATTCTACTGGATGACTTGGATAAGGAGTTGGAAAAGAGGGGGCACCGTTTCTGCCGTTATGCGGACGATTGCAATATCTATGTACGCACGAAACGCGCGGGGCAACGGGTAAAGGAGAGTGTGGAGCGATACCTGACCAGGGTACTTAAACTCAAGGTAAATCAACAGAAAAGTGCGGTGGATCAGCCGTACAAGCGAAAGTTTCTTGGATTTAGTTTTGTTCCAGGAAAAGAGGCGCGAATACGGCTACATCCCAAATCGATTACCCGGTTGAAAGAACGGATTCGTCAACTGACTAACCCTCATTGGAGCATTTCCATGCAGGAGAGAATCCGGAAACTCAACCAATACCTTATGGGATGGATTGGGTATTTTGCGTTGGCCGAGGCGAAAAAGCACCTGTTGCGAATAGAGGAATGGATTCGCCGAAGGCTCCGGCTCTGTCTGTGGACGCAATGGAAACGAGTTCGAACGCGATATCGCGAACTTCGTTCGCTAGGTCTCTCCCATAATAAAGCACTGGAAATTGCAAACACCCGCAAGGGGGCATGGCGGACAACGAAAACTCCGCATATGCACAAAGCCCTTGGCGTCGCCTACTGGCAACAACAAGGGCTGTTGAGTTTGGTACAGCGATATTTCAAACTTCGTCAAGCTTGA
- a CDS encoding general stress protein, producing MISATKPFVKFHRYDQELVSDIQALNSSGYHKDDIWVLKWNPDKNHSNQRDNYYKYSTHFESAVGHIDSKAHFFDNGGEELRTRLEKLGLTKDEASALVRELQETDYTCLLVVRDLKDNIIKMND from the coding sequence TTGATCAGCGCAACGAAACCGTTCGTCAAGTTCCACCGCTATGACCAGGAGCTGGTCTCCGATATACAAGCCCTGAATTCCTCGGGGTATCACAAGGACGATATCTGGGTGCTCAAATGGAACCCGGACAAGAATCACTCCAACCAGCGGGACAACTACTACAAATACAGCACCCATTTTGAGAGCGCTGTCGGCCATATTGACAGCAAGGCCCATTTTTTTGACAACGGCGGAGAGGAATTGCGCACACGCCTGGAAAAGCTCGGTCTGACCAAGGATGAAGCTTCCGCCCTCGTCCGCGAGCTGCAGGAAACAGACTACACCTGCCTCCTCGTGGTTCGCGATTTGAAGGACAATATTATCAAGATGAACGACTAG
- a CDS encoding YebC/PmpR family DNA-binding transcriptional regulator: protein MPKFKLFAAKKGAADQKKNNQFVKFARQIYVEAKKGGPDPNANLKLKAIIANARAISMPMDNIERAIKKATDAGNADDYDEIRYEGYGPGGVAVIVECLTDNRNRTAADVRAIFNKRGGNLGETGSVSFMFDRKGVITIDREEFDVDEDTLLMQALEAGAEDMVTHEDSYEILTHPHELDQVKHALEAEGYTFANASLQWLPQNSVKISGDDAAKMLKMMEAFEENDDVQNVYANYEIDDEEMERLLQ, encoded by the coding sequence ATGCCCAAGTTTAAATTATTTGCAGCGAAAAAAGGCGCAGCGGACCAGAAGAAGAACAATCAGTTTGTCAAATTTGCCAGACAGATTTATGTAGAGGCGAAAAAAGGCGGCCCTGATCCGAACGCCAATTTGAAGCTGAAAGCCATTATTGCCAATGCCCGGGCCATCAGCATGCCCATGGACAATATCGAGCGGGCCATCAAAAAGGCAACCGATGCTGGCAATGCCGACGACTATGATGAGATCCGCTACGAAGGATACGGACCTGGCGGCGTGGCTGTCATCGTCGAATGCTTGACGGACAACCGTAATCGTACCGCTGCCGACGTCCGTGCGATTTTCAACAAACGCGGCGGCAACCTGGGAGAAACGGGATCGGTTAGCTTTATGTTTGACCGCAAAGGTGTGATCACGATTGATCGTGAAGAATTCGATGTCGACGAGGACACGCTCCTGATGCAGGCGCTCGAGGCCGGTGCGGAGGACATGGTGACGCACGAGGACAGCTACGAGATTTTGACCCATCCGCATGAGCTGGATCAGGTCAAGCACGCCTTGGAGGCGGAGGGCTACACCTTTGCCAATGCGTCCCTGCAGTGGCTGCCGCAGAACAGCGTGAAAATCAGCGGCGATGACGCAGCCAAAATGCTGAAAATGATGGAAGCCTTCGAGGAAAATGACGACGTGCAAAACGTCTATGCCAATTATGAGATTGACGATGAAGAAATGGAGCGGCTGCTCCAGTAA
- a CDS encoding DNA gyrase/topoisomerase IV subunit B, which produces MKETDTLRYTEDDIQVLEGLIAVRKRPGMYIGSTGSRGLHHLLWEIVDNAKDEALAGFNDTIIVTLHKDGSVSVVDHGRGIPTGLHKTGRPVPEVIFTTLHAGGKFGGGGYKKSGGLHGVGSSVVVALSEWLEVEIHRDGQIHRQRFAYVVDEAGNEHVGKPVTGLDVVGKTKRTGTTVRFLPDEAIFGSARFDYETIRDRFRETAFLLKKLRMVLIDERGPEKKQEEFYFEDGLKSYVTYLNEGKNTLHPVVYFEGEKDNVYVELAFQYNDGYTETLVSYVNSIPTTDGGTHVTGFRNGTTRVFNEFARKKGYLKEKDANLTGNDLREGFLGVLSLQMADVQFESQTKDKLGNEEARTIVEQIVSEKLGFFLEENPETGKLLVDKAIRSAEIREELRKQKEALRGDKKSKNAKKRKSISEKFTPPQYKDPRRNELFLVEGDSAGGSAKQARNSEFQAIFGLRGKPLNTEKAKLSDVLSNEEFRTILEVLETDIGEDFSIDNCAFDKIIIMSDADVDGSHIQTLLLTFFFRYMQPLIASGRLYIAQPPLYQVKKESRGKQSESIYCWNDYELEQALKKIGRGAEVQRYKGLGEMNPDQLWETTMNPETRKLIKVELQDLAHCEKLVTVLMGDKVPPRREWIESHVTFEVGEDE; this is translated from the coding sequence TTGAAGGAAACAGATACACTCCGATATACCGAAGACGATATTCAGGTGCTAGAAGGGTTGATCGCTGTACGCAAGCGGCCGGGGATGTACATTGGGTCTACGGGAAGCCGCGGGCTGCACCATCTCCTGTGGGAAATCGTGGACAATGCCAAGGACGAGGCATTGGCCGGATTCAACGATACGATCATCGTCACCTTACATAAAGACGGCAGTGTCAGCGTAGTCGACCACGGCCGGGGAATCCCGACCGGTCTGCATAAAACGGGCAGACCCGTGCCGGAAGTCATTTTCACCACACTGCATGCCGGAGGCAAATTCGGCGGCGGCGGATACAAGAAGAGCGGCGGTTTGCACGGAGTCGGCTCCAGTGTCGTCGTGGCGCTGTCCGAGTGGCTGGAAGTGGAGATTCACCGCGACGGCCAGATTCACCGGCAGCGGTTCGCCTACGTCGTCGATGAGGCAGGCAATGAGCATGTCGGAAAGCCTGTCACGGGGCTGGACGTGGTCGGGAAGACGAAGCGGACCGGGACGACTGTCCGCTTTCTCCCGGACGAAGCCATATTTGGTTCCGCCCGCTTTGATTACGAAACGATTCGCGACAGATTTCGCGAAACGGCGTTTCTCCTGAAAAAACTGCGGATGGTGCTGATTGACGAACGGGGCCCGGAGAAAAAGCAAGAAGAGTTTTACTTCGAAGACGGCCTCAAGTCTTATGTCACCTATCTGAATGAGGGCAAAAATACGCTCCACCCGGTGGTTTACTTTGAAGGGGAGAAAGACAATGTGTACGTCGAGCTCGCCTTTCAATACAACGACGGCTATACCGAAACGCTGGTCTCCTATGTGAACTCCATCCCCACGACGGATGGCGGTACGCATGTCACCGGTTTCCGCAACGGAACCACCCGGGTTTTCAACGAGTTTGCCCGGAAAAAAGGCTATCTGAAGGAGAAAGACGCCAATCTGACGGGCAATGATCTGCGCGAGGGGTTCCTCGGGGTGCTCTCCCTGCAAATGGCAGACGTCCAGTTTGAATCGCAGACGAAGGACAAGCTGGGCAATGAGGAAGCGCGGACGATTGTCGAGCAGATCGTCTCGGAAAAGCTGGGCTTTTTCCTCGAAGAGAATCCGGAGACCGGAAAGCTGCTGGTTGACAAGGCCATCCGCTCCGCCGAGATCCGGGAAGAGCTGCGCAAACAGAAGGAAGCCCTGCGCGGCGACAAGAAAAGCAAAAACGCCAAGAAGCGCAAGTCCATCTCGGAGAAGTTCACGCCGCCCCAATACAAGGACCCCCGCCGCAACGAACTGTTCCTGGTGGAAGGGGATTCCGCCGGCGGTTCCGCCAAACAAGCGCGCAACTCCGAGTTTCAGGCGATCTTTGGCCTCCGCGGGAAGCCGCTGAATACAGAAAAAGCAAAGCTCTCCGATGTCCTGTCCAACGAAGAGTTCCGCACCATTCTGGAAGTGCTGGAGACGGACATCGGCGAGGATTTTTCCATCGACAACTGCGCTTTTGACAAGATCATCATCATGTCGGACGCGGATGTGGACGGATCGCATATCCAGACGCTGCTGCTCACCTTTTTCTTCCGGTACATGCAGCCGCTGATCGCCTCCGGCCGCCTCTACATCGCCCAGCCGCCGCTGTATCAGGTGAAAAAAGAGAGCCGCGGCAAACAGTCTGAGAGCATCTATTGCTGGAATGACTATGAGCTGGAGCAGGCGCTGAAGAAGATCGGACGCGGCGCAGAGGTGCAGCGCTACAAGGGATTGGGCGAGATGAATCCCGATCAGCTCTGGGAGACGACGATGAATCCGGAGACCCGCAAGCTGATCAAAGTCGAACTGCAAGACCTTGCCCACTGCGAAAAACTGGTGACCGTCCTGATGGGAGACAAGGTTCCACCCCGCCGAGAGTGGATCGAGAGTCACGTCACCTTTGAAGTGGGGGAGGATGAGTAA